A region from the Pontixanthobacter aestiaquae genome encodes:
- a CDS encoding LLM class flavin-dependent oxidoreductase, whose translation MIPLSILDLVPVREGGTLSEAYATAASLAQAAERCGYARYWVAEHHAMEGIAGAAASVVLAYIGNATSTIRIGSGGIMLPNHNPFVIAEQFGTLAALFPGRVDLGLGRAPGAGPELQRALRKNLNQAAEYFPQDVTELRALFTGDMDLPVTATPGRGADVEMWMLGSSLFGAQLAAKLGMPYAFASHFAPDHLDAALEIYRRDFQPSEAFGKPHAMAAMTVIAADTDEQAELIATSQLQAFVRLRTGSPGKLPPPIEGYRASLPAQAQAMLAHIGQASAIGSPAAVKTSVEAFVERTRADEIIIAGSTFDPEDRIRSLELTMDALGC comes from the coding sequence ATGATTCCGCTCTCCATCCTCGATCTTGTGCCGGTGCGCGAAGGCGGAACACTGTCCGAAGCATATGCGACAGCGGCAAGCCTTGCACAGGCCGCCGAACGCTGCGGCTATGCCCGTTATTGGGTGGCCGAGCATCACGCCATGGAAGGTATCGCAGGTGCCGCTGCATCGGTCGTGCTCGCCTATATCGGCAATGCGACATCGACAATCCGGATCGGATCGGGCGGGATCATGCTGCCCAATCACAATCCGTTTGTGATCGCCGAGCAGTTCGGCACACTCGCCGCATTGTTCCCCGGACGGGTCGACCTAGGGCTGGGCAGAGCTCCGGGAGCAGGCCCTGAATTGCAACGTGCCTTGCGCAAAAACCTGAACCAAGCCGCCGAATATTTCCCGCAGGATGTGACTGAATTGCGGGCGCTGTTCACGGGCGATATGGACTTGCCTGTGACCGCTACGCCGGGGCGCGGTGCCGATGTTGAAATGTGGATGCTGGGATCAAGCCTGTTCGGCGCGCAGCTCGCGGCGAAGCTGGGTATGCCTTATGCGTTCGCTTCGCATTTCGCGCCCGATCATCTCGATGCGGCGCTGGAAATCTACCGGCGCGATTTTCAACCATCGGAGGCTTTCGGCAAGCCTCACGCAATGGCCGCGATGACGGTTATTGCCGCCGATACTGACGAACAGGCAGAGTTGATCGCAACGTCTCAGTTGCAGGCCTTCGTGCGCTTGAGAACCGGTAGTCCGGGCAAGCTCCCGCCGCCAATCGAAGGCTATCGCGCTTCACTACCCGCACAAGCACAAGCAATGCTGGCGCATATCGGACAGGCCAGTGCGATCGGCTCACCGGCGGCCGTGAAAACCAGTGTCGAGGCATTTGTCGAGCGAACCCGGGCGGACGAGATCATCATTGCGGGGTCCACATTTGACCCGGAAGACCGCATCCGTTCGCTCGAACTGACCATGGACGCGCTTGGCTGTTGA